Proteins encoded by one window of Sphingosinicella sp. BN140058:
- a CDS encoding amidohydrolase, with protein MARLPAALLLAFAVPAAADPLADQVRADMPSLMTIYRDLHANPELSMQEVKSAAKLAAEAKKLGFEVTTGVGKTGVVAVMKNGPGPVLLIRADMDGLPVIEQTGLPFASKLRGTSLAGVESGVMHACGHDTHMTTWIGVARRLAAMKDRWSGTLVMIGQPGEEIGTGAKAMLDDGLYTRFPKPTHALAFHDSAGLAAGVVGYSVGPALANVDSVDIQVKGIGGHGAYPHTTKDPIVLASRIVMALQTLVSREVDPQEPAVVTVGSFHAGAKHNIISDEATLLLTVRSYTDETRKILLDGIRRIVEGEAIAAGMPKDRMPVVTHKMSEYTPATYNTDKLTADTAALLTARFGPDRVLKTKPVMGGEDFSRFHLADKSIESTILWVGGVPKAQWDQAAGDPAKLPSLHSPFWAPDAEAVISTATESLVTGALGVLGKR; from the coding sequence ATGGCTCGTCTTCCCGCCGCCCTTCTGCTCGCGTTCGCCGTGCCGGCCGCGGCCGATCCGCTTGCCGATCAGGTGCGCGCCGACATGCCGTCGCTGATGACCATCTATCGCGACCTCCATGCCAATCCCGAGCTCAGCATGCAGGAGGTGAAGAGCGCGGCGAAGCTCGCCGCCGAAGCGAAGAAGCTGGGTTTCGAGGTCACCACCGGCGTCGGCAAGACCGGCGTCGTCGCGGTGATGAAGAACGGCCCGGGCCCGGTCCTCTTGATCCGCGCCGATATGGACGGGCTGCCGGTGATCGAGCAGACCGGGCTACCTTTCGCCTCCAAGCTTCGCGGCACCAGCCTCGCCGGGGTGGAGAGCGGCGTGATGCATGCCTGCGGCCACGACACCCACATGACCACCTGGATCGGGGTCGCCCGGCGCCTGGCGGCGATGAAGGACCGCTGGTCGGGAACGCTCGTCATGATCGGGCAGCCGGGCGAGGAGATCGGCACCGGCGCCAAGGCGATGCTCGACGACGGCCTATACACGCGCTTCCCCAAGCCAACCCACGCGCTCGCCTTTCACGACAGCGCCGGGCTCGCGGCCGGCGTGGTCGGCTATTCGGTCGGACCTGCGCTCGCCAATGTCGACAGCGTCGACATCCAGGTGAAAGGCATTGGCGGCCACGGCGCCTATCCGCACACCACCAAGGATCCGATCGTGCTCGCCAGCCGGATCGTGATGGCACTCCAGACCCTGGTCAGCCGCGAAGTCGATCCGCAGGAGCCCGCGGTGGTGACCGTCGGCAGCTTTCATGCGGGCGCCAAGCACAACATCATCTCGGACGAGGCGACGTTGCTGCTCACCGTCCGTTCCTATACCGACGAGACCCGCAAGATCCTTCTCGACGGCATCCGGCGGATCGTCGAGGGCGAGGCGATCGCCGCCGGCATGCCCAAGGATCGGATGCCGGTCGTCACCCACAAGATGAGCGAATATACGCCCGCGACCTACAATACCGACAAGCTGACGGCGGATACCGCCGCCCTGCTCACTGCGCGTTTTGGGCCGGACCGGGTGCTCAAGACCAAGCCGGTGATGGGCGGCGAGGATTTCAGCCGCTTCCACCTCGCCGACAAGTCGATCGAGAGCACGATATTGTGGGTCGGCGGCGTGCCCAAGGCGCAGTGGGACCAGGCAGCAGGCGATCCCGCCAAGCTGCCGAGCCTGCACAGCCCGTTCTGGGCGCCCGATGCGGAGGCGGTGATCTCGACCGCGACCGAGAGCCTCGTCACCGGCGCGCTGGGCGTGCTCGGCAAGAGATGA
- a CDS encoding TIGR03013 family XrtA/PEP-CTERM system glycosyltransferase, producing MVRLFKHYVPHTVLLLGLIDFVLLMLAGEAGWLLRLWQIDSQADPDVDRLPHLLTFAVVLELAMVGVGVYGADALRSMRIGTARLVVAISLGVLLLAFVFFMLPAVTFWRSNLLYAMALALFGLFVVRVVAGQLVGHDAFKRRVLVLGAGPRAARLADVARREGAGFAIAGYVAMNDGGVVVPSAVNRAAIANLNDHVVRLGVSEVVLALEERRNALPLADLLRIKTTGVHVNEISSFLERETGRVDLDSLNPSWLIFSDGFSAGRRLSSGGKRLFDIAVSAVILLVFGPIILLTAAAVKLESAGPAFFRQRRIGLYGQPFEILKIRSMRQDAEVGGKAVWAQKDDPRVTRIGSIIRKLRIDELPQAWTVLKGEMSFVGPRPERPQFVSDLESRLPYYTERHVVKPGITGWAQINFPYGASVEDARQKLEYDLYYAKNYTPFLDLLILLQTVRVVLWPDGAR from the coding sequence ATGGTAAGGCTGTTCAAGCATTACGTCCCCCATACCGTCCTGTTGCTCGGCCTGATCGACTTCGTCCTGCTGATGCTGGCGGGCGAGGCGGGATGGCTGCTGCGGTTGTGGCAGATCGATTCCCAGGCCGATCCCGACGTTGACCGACTCCCGCATCTGCTCACCTTCGCGGTCGTGCTCGAGCTGGCGATGGTCGGCGTCGGCGTCTACGGCGCCGATGCGCTGCGATCGATGCGGATCGGCACGGCGCGCCTCGTCGTCGCGATCTCGCTCGGCGTGCTGCTGCTCGCCTTCGTCTTCTTCATGCTGCCGGCGGTCACCTTCTGGCGCTCGAATCTGCTCTACGCGATGGCGCTTGCGCTGTTCGGCCTGTTCGTCGTCCGGGTAGTTGCGGGCCAGTTGGTCGGTCACGACGCCTTCAAGCGCCGCGTGCTCGTTCTCGGCGCGGGGCCTCGCGCCGCCCGGCTCGCCGACGTCGCCCGGCGCGAGGGGGCGGGCTTCGCCATTGCCGGCTACGTCGCCATGAACGACGGCGGCGTGGTGGTGCCGAGCGCGGTGAACCGCGCCGCGATCGCGAACCTCAACGATCATGTCGTCCGCCTCGGGGTCAGCGAAGTCGTGCTCGCGCTCGAGGAACGGCGCAACGCGCTGCCGCTCGCCGACCTGCTTCGGATCAAGACCACCGGAGTCCATGTCAACGAAATCTCCTCCTTCCTGGAGCGCGAGACGGGGCGGGTCGATCTCGACAGCCTCAATCCGTCGTGGCTGATCTTCTCCGACGGCTTTTCCGCGGGACGCCGCTTGTCGAGCGGCGGCAAGCGGCTGTTCGACATCGCGGTAAGCGCGGTGATCCTGCTCGTCTTCGGGCCGATCATCCTGCTCACCGCGGCGGCGGTGAAGCTGGAGAGCGCCGGACCGGCCTTCTTCCGGCAGCGGCGGATCGGCCTCTACGGCCAGCCGTTCGAAATCCTGAAGATCCGCTCGATGCGTCAGGATGCCGAAGTCGGCGGCAAGGCGGTCTGGGCGCAGAAGGACGATCCCCGGGTTACCCGGATCGGTTCGATCATCCGCAAGCTCAGGATCGACGAGCTGCCCCAGGCCTGGACCGTGCTGAAAGGCGAGATGAGCTTCGTCGGCCCCCGCCCGGAGCGGCCGCAATTCGTTTCCGATCTGGAATCGCGTTTGCCTTATTATACCGAAAGGCACGTGGTGAAGCCCGGCATTACCGGCTGGGCGCAGATCAACTTTCCGTACGGAGCCTCCGTCGAGGATGCGCGCCAGAAGCTCGAATATGATCTTTATTACGCCAAGAACTACACGCCCTTCCTCGATCTGCTGATCCTGCTCCAGACGGTACGTGTGGTGCTCTGGCCGGACGGCGCGCGCTGA
- a CDS encoding DUF4893 domain-containing protein codes for MMSSLKPVHGALIPLMLLAAGCAAERTGPAEAVPQKDAAWRAVATDTDRARIRDWRDAWLEALQKARTGGHGDAIVAEGRLLVPDAAMAQVSPPAGDYRCRVLKLGAKSEGLLDYVTYPAFRCRIGPGETTREFAKLTGSQRPIGRLFPDSDQRMIFLGTLQLGDEEGTLRYGHDEDRALAGLLERIEDRRWRLVFPRPHFESLVDVIELIPEE; via the coding sequence ATGATGTCCTCGCTCAAGCCGGTGCACGGCGCCCTGATCCCGCTCATGCTGCTGGCGGCCGGCTGCGCTGCCGAGCGGACCGGCCCTGCCGAGGCGGTGCCCCAAAAAGATGCCGCCTGGCGCGCGGTCGCGACCGACACCGACCGTGCCCGCATCCGCGACTGGCGCGACGCCTGGCTGGAGGCGCTGCAAAAGGCTCGCACCGGCGGTCACGGCGACGCGATCGTCGCCGAGGGACGACTGCTGGTGCCGGACGCCGCCATGGCGCAGGTATCGCCTCCGGCCGGCGATTATCGCTGCCGGGTGCTCAAGCTCGGCGCCAAGAGCGAAGGCCTGCTCGATTATGTCACCTATCCCGCCTTTCGCTGCCGCATCGGCCCGGGCGAGACGACCCGGGAATTCGCCAAGCTGACCGGCTCGCAGCGTCCGATCGGGCGGCTGTTTCCGGATAGCGACCAGCGCATGATCTTCCTCGGCACGCTGCAGCTCGGCGACGAGGAAGGCACCCTGCGCTACGGCCATGACGAGGATCGGGCACTCGCCGGACTCCTCGAGCGGATCGAGGACCGCCGCTGGCGCCTGGTATTTCCCCGCCCCCATTTCGAATCGCTCGTCGACGTGATCGAGCTGATCCCCGAGGAGTGA
- a CDS encoding response regulator produces the protein MSIAGTRILLVEDEAIIAMMAEDMLEELGCEIAAAATALPAALELAEQTAFDVALLDINLNGVDSAPLAEMLRARGTPFIFTTGYGSAGRPPAFTDVPLVSKPYRAEDLAEAIRTAISA, from the coding sequence ATGTCGATTGCGGGAACGAGGATCCTCCTGGTCGAAGACGAGGCGATCATCGCGATGATGGCCGAGGATATGCTGGAAGAGCTCGGCTGCGAGATCGCGGCGGCGGCGACGGCGCTGCCGGCCGCGCTCGAACTCGCCGAGCAGACGGCGTTCGACGTCGCCCTGCTCGATATCAATTTGAACGGGGTCGACAGCGCGCCATTGGCGGAGATGCTCCGTGCCCGCGGAACGCCGTTCATCTTCACCACCGGCTATGGTTCGGCCGGGCGCCCTCCGGCGTTCACCGACGTTCCGCTGGTCAGCAAGCCTTACCGTGCCGAAGATCTGGCCGAGGCGATCAGGACCGCGATCAGCGCCTGA
- a CDS encoding 3-hydroxybutyrate dehydrogenase translates to MLLSGKTALVTGSTSGIGLACAQALAAEGANIVINGFGDDAAIEAIRSGLEQASGAGALYSNADLTDPSAIERMIDQAADRFGAIDILINNAGMQHVAPIDQFPVDRWDLIIALNLSAVFHTTRLALPAMKAKGWGRVINTASAHSLVASPNKAPYVATKHGVAGFTKAVALETATAGITVNCISPGYVWTPLVENQIPDTMKARSLTREQVMNDVLLAAQPTKKFVTVEEVAALALFLCRDEAASITGANLSMDGGWTAA, encoded by the coding sequence ATGCTGCTTTCGGGAAAGACCGCCCTCGTCACCGGATCCACCTCGGGTATCGGCCTCGCCTGCGCCCAGGCACTCGCCGCCGAGGGGGCCAACATCGTCATCAACGGCTTCGGTGACGACGCCGCGATCGAGGCGATCCGCTCCGGTCTGGAACAGGCAAGCGGGGCAGGGGCCCTGTACAGCAATGCCGATCTCACCGATCCGAGCGCGATCGAGCGCATGATCGATCAGGCGGCCGATCGCTTCGGGGCGATCGACATCCTGATCAACAATGCCGGCATGCAGCATGTCGCACCGATCGATCAGTTTCCGGTAGACCGCTGGGATCTGATCATCGCGCTCAACCTCTCGGCGGTGTTCCACACCACGCGCCTCGCTTTGCCGGCGATGAAGGCGAAAGGCTGGGGGAGAGTCATCAACACGGCCTCCGCGCACAGCCTCGTCGCCAGCCCCAACAAGGCGCCCTATGTCGCCACCAAGCACGGCGTCGCCGGCTTCACCAAGGCGGTGGCGCTGGAAACGGCGACCGCGGGCATCACGGTCAACTGCATCAGCCCCGGCTATGTCTGGACACCTCTGGTCGAGAATCAGATCCCGGACACGATGAAGGCCCGCAGCCTCACCCGCGAGCAAGTGATGAACGACGTCCTGCTCGCCGCCCAGCCGACCAAGAAGTTCGTCACCGTCGAGGAGGTAGCGGCGCTGGCGCTCTTCCTGTGCCGCGATGAGGCGGCGTCGATCACCGGCGCGAATCTGTCGATGGATGGCGGCTGGACGGCAGCGTAA
- the prsK gene encoding XrtA/PEP-CTERM system histidine kinase PrsK, with protein sequence MLGFGVWMHALAALAFGILAVRQLRHWRQGARSRHLAGAFAVTSAWAILVAFVGASSLAAGLAESGRNFAFLSFMYAIVRSADVERQRAVRIVYGVIGGVIGLQITIAGVLPRFETEPLAYQALTSTAQMLGLLISAGALVLVHNLYGQAAPDSRSGLKLPMIALAAMWTYDLHLYTTGYLTRSPVHDLIAFRGLVLVLVASLFAAATRRDTEWRFQLSRAATFQSLSAIAIFLYLMVMMSATRALEIVGGDWVRLGQVGLVSAMIALAGLVLPSGRPRAWLRVMLAKHFFEHRYDYREEWLRFTRTVGAAGHDAPPLGQRVVKAIADIAESPGGLLLAPDENGRLVVEARVNWHDPLPQAGDDAALIAFLEQTAHILDLDAARTAPTGQTTPSTDRLAALEIAWAGVPLLHSDRLVGLVILQHPQIRRALDWEDFDLFRAAGIQAASYLAEARSQEALANAQRFDEFNRRFAFILHDIKNLVSQLSLVARNAERHADNPAFRQDMIATLQSSVKKMNDLLARLSRNAGAEGDTPRPTSLGHILSALAEGKRRLHPVEVAAQPGLVSVVDARALEQAITHLLQNAIDASDGGAPVLLRLRAEDGTALIEIIDNGAGMSAEFIRGRLFQPFASTKDGGFGVGAFEARALVGAIGGRLEVASIEGEGTCFTIILPLAEPSHYLSPERMRA encoded by the coding sequence ATGCTCGGTTTCGGTGTCTGGATGCACGCGCTCGCCGCGCTGGCGTTCGGCATTCTCGCCGTTCGCCAGCTTCGCCACTGGCGGCAGGGCGCGCGCAGCCGGCATCTCGCCGGCGCATTCGCCGTGACCAGCGCCTGGGCGATCCTGGTCGCTTTCGTCGGCGCCTCCTCGCTTGCCGCCGGACTTGCGGAAAGCGGCCGCAACTTCGCCTTCCTGTCCTTCATGTACGCGATCGTGCGCAGCGCCGACGTCGAGCGCCAGCGTGCGGTGCGCATCGTCTACGGTGTGATCGGCGGAGTCATCGGCCTGCAGATCACCATCGCCGGGGTGCTGCCGCGATTCGAAACCGAGCCGCTGGCCTATCAGGCGCTGACCTCGACCGCGCAGATGCTGGGGCTGCTCATCTCCGCCGGAGCGCTCGTCCTCGTCCACAATCTCTACGGCCAGGCCGCGCCGGACAGCCGCTCGGGGCTGAAGCTGCCGATGATCGCGCTTGCCGCGATGTGGACCTACGATCTCCACCTCTACACGACAGGCTATCTCACCCGTTCGCCGGTCCACGACCTGATCGCATTTCGCGGCCTGGTGCTGGTGTTGGTTGCCTCGCTGTTCGCCGCCGCCACCCGGCGCGACACCGAGTGGCGCTTCCAGCTCAGCCGCGCCGCGACTTTCCAGTCACTCTCCGCGATCGCGATCTTCCTTTATCTGATGGTGATGATGTCGGCGACGCGGGCGCTGGAAATCGTCGGCGGCGACTGGGTGCGTTTGGGCCAGGTCGGCCTGGTCTCGGCCATGATCGCGCTCGCCGGGCTGGTCCTGCCGTCGGGACGGCCGCGCGCCTGGCTGCGGGTGATGCTGGCCAAGCACTTCTTCGAGCATCGCTACGATTATCGCGAGGAATGGCTGCGTTTCACCCGAACCGTAGGTGCGGCGGGCCATGACGCGCCGCCGCTCGGCCAGCGCGTCGTCAAGGCGATTGCGGACATCGCCGAAAGTCCCGGTGGACTGTTGCTCGCGCCCGACGAGAATGGCCGGCTGGTCGTCGAGGCGCGGGTCAACTGGCACGATCCGCTGCCGCAAGCCGGCGATGACGCAGCCCTGATCGCTTTCCTCGAACAGACGGCCCACATCCTCGATCTGGATGCCGCGCGAACGGCCCCGACCGGCCAGACGACGCCCTCCACGGACCGGCTCGCCGCGCTCGAAATTGCCTGGGCAGGTGTGCCCTTGCTCCACAGCGATCGCCTGGTCGGTCTCGTCATCCTCCAGCACCCGCAGATCCGGCGCGCGCTCGACTGGGAGGATTTCGATCTGTTCCGCGCCGCGGGTATCCAGGCGGCGAGCTATCTCGCCGAAGCGCGCAGCCAGGAAGCGCTCGCCAACGCGCAGAGGTTCGACGAATTTAATCGCCGCTTCGCCTTCATCCTCCACGATATCAAGAATCTGGTCAGCCAGCTCAGCCTCGTCGCCCGTAATGCCGAACGGCACGCCGACAATCCGGCCTTTCGCCAGGACATGATCGCAACGCTTCAGAGCTCGGTGAAGAAGATGAACGATCTGCTCGCCCGCCTGTCCCGCAACGCCGGAGCCGAGGGCGATACGCCGCGTCCGACCAGTCTCGGCCACATCCTTTCCGCCTTGGCCGAAGGCAAGAGGCGGTTGCACCCGGTCGAAGTGGCGGCGCAGCCCGGCCTGGTGTCTGTGGTCGATGCCCGCGCGCTCGAGCAGGCGATCACCCATCTGCTCCAGAATGCGATTGATGCGAGCGACGGCGGCGCGCCGGTTCTGCTTCGGCTGCGCGCCGAGGACGGCACCGCGCTGATCGAGATCATCGACAATGGCGCCGGTATGTCGGCCGAATTCATCCGGGGCCGGCTGTTTCAGCCCTTCGCATCGACCAAGGACGGCGGCTTCGGGGTCGGCGCATTCGAGGCGCGGGCGCTGGTCGGAGCGATCGGCGGGCGGCTCGAAGTCGCCAGCATCGAAGGGGAGGGGACGTGCTTCACCATCATCCTGCCGCTCGCCGAGCCGAGCCATTATCTTTCACCCGAACGGATGCGCGCATGA
- a CDS encoding prephenate dehydratase domain-containing protein produces MKVAYQGAPGAFGHQAALAFCPGCELVPADTFAEVARAVASGGAERGVLPVENSRAGPVEGVAEIIASSGVRVLAEHPLRVRMHLLALPGVTLADVKLVRSHPVALLQCAEKVAALGLEAEPAANTAFAARDLRTRDRAVLASEAAASAYGLAILVPDMQDDPDNATRFAVIAK; encoded by the coding sequence GTGAAGGTCGCCTATCAGGGGGCGCCCGGCGCGTTCGGCCATCAGGCGGCGCTCGCTTTCTGCCCGGGCTGCGAGCTCGTGCCGGCAGACACGTTCGCCGAAGTCGCGCGGGCGGTCGCCTCCGGCGGGGCCGAGCGCGGGGTGCTGCCGGTCGAGAACAGCCGCGCAGGTCCGGTCGAGGGCGTTGCCGAGATCATCGCATCGAGCGGCGTGCGGGTGCTCGCCGAGCATCCCCTCCGCGTTCGCATGCACCTGCTCGCGCTGCCCGGCGTCACGCTCGCGGACGTGAAGCTCGTCCGCAGCCATCCGGTCGCCTTGCTGCAATGCGCGGAAAAGGTGGCGGCGCTCGGCCTCGAAGCCGAGCCCGCCGCCAACACCGCGTTCGCGGCCCGCGATCTGAGGACCCGGGATCGCGCGGTGCTGGCGTCGGAAGCCGCGGCCTCCGCCTACGGGCTCGCCATTCTGGTGCCGGACATGCAGGACGATCCCGACAATGCCACCCGCTTTGCAGTGATCGCAAAGTAA
- the prsR gene encoding PEP-CTERM-box response regulator transcription factor: MTAEAKAKLLIVEDDEGLQRQLRWAYDDYEVLIASDRNAAIDILRAEEPPVVTLDLGLPPDPNGVSEGFATLEKILALKPETKVIVASGHGARESALRAISSGAYDFYHKPVDIDQLGLIVRRAFQLHGIEHENRRLESRVGEDRTVLGTMLTAAPEMMKVARTIERVANTNVSVMLLGASGTGKELLARGLHKASRRSAGGFVAINCAAIPENLLEAELFGYERGAFTGAVKTTEGKIEQAHGGTLFLDEVGDIPLPLQVKLLRFLQERTIERIGGRKPIAVDTRIVCATHQDLPEMIKAGSFREDLWYRLAEIVVRIPSLAERAGDAVLLAKHFLHRFAREMNPQVKGFTPAALAAVDAWQWPGNVRELENRMKRAVIMADGKHVTAEDLDLETDEEQGLPLNLKAAREAADRRAIRQALARSENNISSAAKLLGISRPTLYDLLKQYGLQP, translated from the coding sequence ATGACCGCCGAGGCCAAAGCCAAGCTTCTGATCGTCGAAGACGACGAGGGCCTGCAGCGCCAGCTGCGTTGGGCCTATGACGATTACGAGGTGCTGATCGCCTCCGACCGCAATGCCGCGATTGATATCCTGCGCGCCGAGGAGCCGCCGGTGGTGACGCTCGATCTCGGCCTGCCGCCGGATCCGAACGGGGTGAGCGAGGGCTTCGCGACCCTGGAGAAGATCCTTGCGCTCAAGCCCGAGACCAAGGTCATCGTCGCGTCCGGCCACGGCGCGCGCGAAAGCGCGCTGCGCGCAATTTCGTCTGGCGCCTATGATTTCTACCACAAGCCCGTCGACATCGATCAGCTCGGGCTGATCGTTCGCCGCGCGTTCCAGCTGCACGGCATCGAGCATGAGAATCGCCGGCTCGAAAGCCGGGTCGGCGAGGATCGCACTGTGCTGGGCACGATGCTCACCGCAGCGCCCGAGATGATGAAGGTCGCGCGGACGATCGAGAGGGTCGCCAACACCAATGTGTCGGTGATGCTGCTCGGCGCCAGCGGCACCGGCAAGGAATTGCTGGCACGCGGCCTTCACAAGGCCAGCCGCCGTTCCGCTGGCGGTTTCGTCGCGATCAATTGCGCGGCGATTCCGGAGAACCTGCTCGAGGCCGAACTGTTCGGCTACGAGCGCGGCGCGTTCACCGGCGCCGTCAAGACCACCGAGGGCAAGATCGAGCAGGCGCATGGCGGCACCTTGTTCCTCGACGAGGTCGGCGACATCCCGCTTCCGCTCCAGGTCAAATTGCTGCGCTTCCTGCAGGAGCGGACGATCGAGCGGATCGGCGGCCGCAAGCCGATTGCGGTCGATACCAGGATCGTGTGTGCGACCCACCAGGATCTGCCCGAGATGATCAAGGCGGGGAGCTTCCGCGAGGACCTCTGGTACCGGCTCGCGGAAATCGTCGTCCGCATCCCCAGCCTTGCCGAGCGCGCCGGCGACGCGGTGCTGCTCGCCAAGCATTTCCTCCACCGCTTCGCCCGCGAGATGAACCCGCAGGTCAAGGGCTTCACACCGGCGGCGCTCGCCGCCGTCGACGCCTGGCAATGGCCCGGGAACGTTCGCGAACTCGAGAACCGAATGAAGCGGGCGGTGATCATGGCCGACGGCAAGCATGTCACTGCCGAGGATCTCGATCTCGAAACGGACGAGGAACAAGGCCTGCCGCTTAATCTCAAGGCGGCGCGGGAAGCGGCTGATCGCCGCGCCAT
- a CDS encoding 3-deoxy-7-phosphoheptulonate synthase, whose product MPVYPDAAALAASERALTERSPLVPLCEVTALRARLARVAAGAAFLVQGGDCAESFAEFSPEKVRRDEQLLLGIGSLIASAGPSVVHVARAAGQFAKPRSATMESEAGISLPSYRGDAVNGRAFTSASRAPEPERLIEAYEQARATLTLLGAYRLAERSRDMVYASHEALLLHYEQALTRQDPETGLHWAGSGHMVWIGERTRAIGGAHVEYARGIANPIGLKCGPTMAADELLRLIDLLDPDNEAGRLVLIGRFGAAQAGSALPSLMQATRRAGRRAIWSIDPMHGNGSVVRGVKTRNLTDILTETRTFFEVAAAEGVHAGGIHLEMTGSDVTECLGGQACGGESELGRRYLSHCDPRLNPPQALEVAIAVASLVGRAAERRSDAA is encoded by the coding sequence ATGCCGGTCTATCCGGACGCGGCAGCGCTTGCCGCAAGCGAGCGGGCGCTGACCGAGCGTTCGCCGCTGGTTCCGCTCTGCGAAGTGACGGCTCTTCGGGCACGGCTTGCGCGGGTCGCGGCGGGCGCAGCCTTCCTCGTCCAGGGCGGCGATTGCGCCGAAAGCTTCGCCGAATTCAGCCCGGAGAAGGTCCGGCGCGACGAGCAGCTCCTGCTCGGCATCGGCAGCCTGATCGCGTCCGCCGGTCCCTCCGTGGTCCACGTTGCCCGCGCCGCTGGCCAGTTCGCGAAGCCGCGCTCGGCGACAATGGAGAGCGAAGCGGGGATCAGCCTGCCGAGCTATCGCGGCGATGCGGTGAACGGCCGCGCGTTCACCAGCGCCAGCCGCGCCCCTGAGCCCGAAAGGTTGATCGAGGCGTACGAACAGGCCCGCGCCACCCTCACCCTCCTCGGCGCCTACCGCCTGGCGGAGCGCAGCCGTGACATGGTCTATGCGAGCCATGAAGCATTGCTGCTCCATTACGAACAGGCGCTCACCCGCCAGGATCCCGAGACCGGCCTGCACTGGGCCGGCTCGGGCCACATGGTCTGGATCGGCGAGCGCACCCGCGCCATCGGCGGGGCGCACGTCGAATATGCCCGCGGCATCGCCAACCCGATCGGTCTCAAGTGCGGTCCGACGATGGCTGCGGACGAGCTGCTTCGCTTGATCGATCTGCTCGATCCGGACAACGAGGCCGGACGGCTGGTGCTGATCGGCCGGTTCGGGGCCGCGCAGGCAGGCTCGGCGCTTCCGTCGCTGATGCAGGCGACGCGCCGTGCGGGGCGCCGGGCGATCTGGTCGATCGATCCGATGCACGGCAACGGCTCGGTCGTGCGGGGCGTCAAGACCCGCAACCTCACCGACATTCTCACTGAGACCCGGACCTTCTTCGAGGTCGCTGCGGCGGAAGGGGTGCATGCGGGCGGCATCCATCTCGAGATGACAGGCAGCGACGTTACCGAATGTCTCGGCGGCCAGGCATGCGGCGGCGAAAGTGAGCTCGGCCGGCGCTATCTCAGCCATTGCGATCCCCGCCTCAATCCGCCGCAGGCGCTGGAAGTGGCGATCGCGGTCGCGTCCCTGGTCGGCCGGGCGGCCGAGCGTCGCTCGGACGCCGCGTGA
- a CDS encoding aldo/keto reductase, translating to MPELRRLGRSDLSTPRLVLGGNVFGWTADAATSFRTLDRFAEAGGLMIDTADVYSAWVEGHRGGESETIIGEWIRRRGGTRGVLIATKVGMLPGEGGEKLAPARIAAAAEASLKRLGVDTIDLYYAHQDDPETPIDDVLQVFDALVRDGKVRTLGASNFTAERLEESLAAASRLGTARYEVLQPEYHLMAREDVERALQPLCVSEDISILPYYGLASGFLTGKYRRREDFGQSVRGGRMERFWNARGFAVLEALDAVAAEARATPAQVALAWLAAQPAVAAPIASARTPEQLEELLPAMTLELTADQRARLDAASRS from the coding sequence ATGCCTGAACTCCGCCGTCTCGGCCGCAGCGACCTTTCCACGCCCCGCCTGGTGCTCGGCGGCAATGTGTTCGGCTGGACGGCCGATGCGGCGACGTCGTTTCGCACTCTCGATCGCTTCGCCGAGGCCGGCGGGCTGATGATCGACACGGCGGACGTCTATTCCGCCTGGGTCGAGGGCCATCGCGGGGGCGAGAGCGAGACGATCATCGGCGAATGGATCCGGCGCCGTGGTGGTACCCGAGGCGTGCTGATCGCGACCAAGGTCGGAATGCTGCCCGGCGAGGGCGGCGAGAAACTGGCGCCGGCGCGGATCGCCGCCGCTGCGGAGGCGTCGCTGAAGCGGCTCGGGGTCGACACCATCGACCTCTATTACGCGCACCAGGACGATCCGGAGACGCCGATCGACGACGTTCTCCAGGTTTTCGATGCTCTCGTACGGGACGGGAAGGTCCGCACGCTCGGCGCGTCCAACTTTACCGCCGAGCGCCTGGAGGAGTCGCTCGCAGCCGCGTCCCGCCTCGGCACCGCGCGCTACGAGGTGCTGCAACCGGAATATCATCTGATGGCGCGTGAGGATGTCGAAAGAGCACTGCAGCCGCTTTGCGTGTCGGAGGACATTTCGATCCTTCCTTATTACGGCCTCGCCTCCGGTTTCCTCACCGGCAAATACCGCCGGCGCGAGGATTTCGGCCAAAGCGTGCGCGGCGGGCGGATGGAGCGGTTCTGGAACGCGCGCGGCTTCGCCGTGCTCGAGGCGCTCGATGCAGTAGCCGCCGAGGCTCGGGCGACCCCGGCGCAGGTCGCACTTGCCTGGCTCGCCGCGCAGCCCGCCGTCGCGGCCCCGATCGCCAGCGCGCGCACGCCGGAGCAATTGGAAGAGCTGCTGCCGGCAATGACCTTGGAACTCACCGCGGACCAGCGCGCGCGCCTCGACGCCGCGTCCCGCAGCTGA